A window of Roseiflexus castenholzii DSM 13941 genomic DNA:
GGCAGCACCGAATTCAGTTGGTCCACCAGCAGGGAGGCGCTCCCTACGAATTTCAACTCGTCGATAGTCGCAGTCAGGCGTGGTACGCTGTGGCGCCAGCATACAGCGCAACTCTGGGATTGCCGCTCGAAGGCGAGGAGTCATGGGGCATACGCGCCAGTGCTGATGCCGACATGCGGCAGCGTCTGTTGCAGGCACGGTTGAACAGCGGGGCATGGGTGACACCGCGCCTCTATCTGGCGCAGGCGCACACGGCAGAGTTGCAGCGTTGGGGACGACGGCAACTCGACGACGGCACACAGGTCGAAGTGATCGGATTTCGCGGCGTCAGCCTGCCTGGTTTCCCACCCGACGCACCGAACACGGTCGACTCGAGCGCCACGATCCTGCTGGTGATCGATGGAGTGACCGGTTCACTACGTGAAATCCGTGAATTGATCGGTCCTTCCGAAGGGGAGCAGGTGAGCCGCACCGTCTGGGCATTCGACGGTGGGCGCGAAGTGGATCCACGCGATGAAGCGCGCATCTTTGGCATCGCATTCGCCTGGAATGGGCGGGGAACGTTCACCGCGCGGAACGAAATTGCCTCGCCCTATCTTCCGCTCCTCCCGTCAGAGGCGATCATCCCGCTCGAACAGGCAATGCGTGAGATGATTGTGCTTCCCGATCCACCGTCCGATACCGTCGAGGCGATCCTGGCGCGCGACCTGCCGATGATTAAGGATGAGATATGGAGTAGTACCACCCGGTATATTGCGATCTACATCGGCGCAGGGCGACGGTTGATCATCAGAGCAGCATATATTGCCGATACGCCGGCGTTTGAAGCATTCACCAGCACTGATGTCGAGCAGTTGCGTGTAGGACCGTATGGAGTCTGGTTACGTCCAGGCGTGCGCTGGAACTATCGGGTGCTGATTGTGGATGGACAGTCGCCGCTGTGGAAAGCGCCCGGAGACGAAGGAGGGCGCTATTTGCCGCTCCAGCCGTTGGTTGTGGACGTGCGTCCGCCTTTGGAGGCAGCATCTCGAAGCGGCGATGAGATGCCACAACGTCAGAAGAGCGTTGGAGATGTGCAGCCGTTTCCGTTGGAATCGATGGCTTCTCTAGATATAGAAGCGCAAGGATATACACGCGCTGAGGTGTTGAAGATAGTGGCGTCGCTTGGCGTGATAACGCCACAGCGGTATGAAGAGCAACGAGCGTTTTTTCTCGCTGACGCAACTGACTCAACACCTCGCTGAGCATCTCAGCGATTTTCCTCGCGGCGCTGAAGTTGTTCGGCAGCCTGACGCTGCACCCAGAGCGGTGGTACGCCATAGAAAGCGCGTTCGGCGTCGGTGACGTTCGGATCGACGCGCCCAACGGTCCAGCGTCCATTTTCGCGGATGAATTGCGTGCCGAAGCGCTGCGGTTGACCGCGCGCCAGCAGCGATCGGTCCCACGCCGCAGCAATGATCGACCACGCGCGCGGATCACCCAGATCAGCAGCGCGCCGGGCAAGAAGACGCGCCAGTTCCCAGTGCGCCGGTTCTTCGCCGTAGAGCATCACCAGCGACGCATGGTAGAAATCACGCTCGGTCTGAAGTTTTCCCTGAGCGTACAGTGTGGCTACGCGGGCGCGACGCTGCCGACCGCGTCGGACGCGATCCTCCGCATCGGCATCGAGGTCGATAATCTGTTCCTCCGCCAGGCGCTCCAGTTCGGCGCTCACGTCATCCGGCATATACCTGTCCATCGTGCGCTCCTGCAACCCATACTGCCAATTATACCACTTTGCGATGGTGAACGAGGGGCAAGAGGCAAGCGAGGTTGACCGTTGAAGGCTGCACATGGCTCAAGCGCACGGCTCGGAACGGTGCGTCCCCATGCCTTCCAAGCAGCCGACGCACATATGTTCCGTCCGTTCCCCAATCCGGCGGTGAAGAACCAGGGTTAAGGCGCAACCGGCGAGGGCGAAGGGCATACCGAACGTCTGCGTCCCCGCCGCTGCGATGACAACGAACCGCGATGCACAAGGACGCCCAATACGGCGTCAGAAGGCTTCACCTGATAGTCTCTCTGCGTGGACGCCCCTGCTGGCAGGTTGAGGCGATCCTGCATGGGCGCCCACACGAGCGTACAGGCGATGTATGGATACCCGCACCGCGTGACGAACCGCCAGGGCAATGCAGGTTATCTTGGCGATCACTACGAGGATAACTCCTCATACCAATTCCCTGTGACCATCCGGCATGGTCACCCCGAGCCGCGCGAGGGGTCGTGCGCGACCCGCACAGATTCCTCGCTGAGTTTACCCTGAGCGAAGCGAAGGACTCGGAATGACACGCATGCGGCATCTTCAATCGTCATTGGTCTAACCCAGCGCCTCGAGCAGCAGGTCAGCCTCCTCCGGCGTGATCCGTCCCTCGGCAACCATGCGCAGGATGGCGGCGCGTTGCTCTTCGATGGTCGTCCCAGACGGCGCGGTTTCCTGCACCGGCGCTTCATCAACAGTCACCGGCGTGGATTCGCCGGAGGGTGGCTCGCCGTTAATCCGAATCGTTGTACCGGTTGCCGCTGCTGGCGGAGGCGGCGCATGCGGCGGCGGAGGCGGCGGAGGCGGCGCATGCGGCGGCGGAGGTGGCGCCGGTGGTTGCGTTCGCGGGATGCCCATGCTTTCCAGTGCACGCTCGACCGCTTCAAGCGCGCCAACGATCCCGGCTTGCGCGGCGGCTGCCGCTTCGCGCTTCATCCGTTCCAGTCGTTCCTCGTCGAACCGCCATTCACGGTCATTAATACGCACGCGCACCTCGCGGGGATGCCCCCCGCGTTGCGCAGTTTCACGAGCGCGTTCTGCCGCTTCGCGCATCTCGCGCTCGATCCGCTGGCGAAGGCGTTCGGCTTTGCGCTGCGAACGACGTGCCCACTCGTCGCTGCGCCCACCCATCTCCCGGCTGAACTCCTCCGCCCAACGGTTCATGTCCCGACCAAACTGCTCGCCCCAGCGCCCCATTTCTTCGGCGAACCGTTCCGCCCAGCGCCCGATGTCGTCGTTGGGAGCGCGCGAGCCGCTCGCGGGATGTGGAGCGCCCTCCCCCATCGAGCTGCTGCTGCGCGGCGTCGCTCCGCGCAGCGACAGATCACCGCCGATAAACAACTCAAGCAACGCTGCCCCTTCACCGTACACCGCACTGAACATCCCGCCACTGGCAGTGATACCGGGACCCCGAACCGTTCCGCCAACCGTTGCTCGCACTGTCAGGCTCACGTCGGACGGTAATTCGATGCGCGCATCGCCGCCGACATTCAGCCGGGTGACGCTATTCGGAGCGAACTCCATTGCCAGCGTCAGGTCGCCGCCGACATGCCCGACATGGGTTGCGCTCTTCACATTGCGCAGCATCAGGTCGCCGCCAATACCACCGGCTTTCAGATCATCGCCAATGTCAATGAACGTCGCGTCACCGCCAATGCTGCCGATGCTGAGGTCGCTGCCGACATTGCGCATATCTGCATCACCGCCAATCGAACCGAGCTTCACGCTACGCACCTGGTCAACCCGCACATCACCGCTGATGCTTCCTCCTTCGACCGCGACGCGATCGCTTCGGCGCAGGCGCAGGTCACCATCCAGATCGCGGAAGCGCACGACCTCCGACACGCTGCTGGCGTGGAGGTCTCCGGCAATCGCGCCAACCATCAGGCTCTGTACTTCATCGACGCCGACATCGCCGGCGACATCGCTTAACGCGACCGTCCCCGACCGATTAACCTGTACATCGCCATCGATGGCTTCAACGACCCGCAGTTCGCCGACGCGCTCGACGAGCACATCACCGGCAATGCGCTCAAGTAACACCGCGCCGCGCACATCCACCACGCGCAGATCACCATCGACACCCTGCGCTTCGATTGAACCGGCGCTGCTGACGGTCAGATCACCTTCGACCCGGCGCACCACAATCGCTTCATCTACTGCCGCAATCTGCGCATTTCCCGCCACATCGCCAACCCTGACCGCCGCAGCACGGTTGATGGCAAGATCACCTTCGACATCACCCAGCGTCACCACGCCGCCGACACCTTCGATCCGCACATCGTCTTGAGCCGAGTCGAGGGTAAATGCCGCGATGCCGGAAACAAAAACAGCATCCTCAACGACTCCCCCAGAAACGGTTGCGGCCGTCGGCGCGCGCAATCGGAGATCGCCCTCGATGTCGCCGGGGATCACGACTCCCTGCTCATCATGTTCCAGTACAATTTCGTGCTCTTCTTCAACCCAGACCTCGAGCACACCGGACTCACCCGGCTCGACACGCAGCGCGCCAGTGCAACGGTCGAAGCGAATGCGCGGCGCATCACCGACAGATATGTATCTGGCTGGCATTTTCCTTACTCCTATTCTACAAAAATCTCGATACGCTCCCCTTCTTCGAGGTCCTGCAACTCGAAGATTCGTCCTGGCATATCGCGCTCAATGGCGCGCAGCACGTCGTCATTCGTCACACTGGCGTTTCGCGGAAAGAGACGCGCACCCAGTTTGAGACCGACGGTCACCAGGCTGGCGGGGATCGTGACATTGATCTTCTGTCGGCGCGAATGAAGATCAGTGACCACCACGCGCAATGAACGGGGGCGCGCTGCGGTGCGAGCACGAACACGCGCCACATCGTCGGTGATGGCTTCGAGCAGACGAGCGCCTTCTTCGGCAGAGATCTGACCCTCTTCGACCATCCGCAGGATGCGCAGACGATCATCCGTCGTCGTCATATGATGCTCCTATGATCTCAGCAACCGCAGCGCATCCTCGACCGAAATCTCCTTCGCCGCCAGGCGGTCGAGAATGGCACGCCGGTCGGGACGGGCGTCTTCTGCGGGAGGTCCGTACCCAAGCGCCGCAACGACGTCGTCGAGGCGGCTGCGCGCCGTGTTGTAGGCGACT
This region includes:
- a CDS encoding RNA polymerase sigma factor gives rise to the protein MSFEQIIRQYGDDLYRLAILLTPDPAAAHALLRRVARSFRECDPASVLNVAQALHELAHTRHNSLRRNRLPGWVGAPGVTAEDAPLLATIARLPHAQRLALGMAALHSFDAEERSSYTIAGQEWRTLVRDALLSLLPVIDPAIDRSMFDPDQAPEECRPVRAALTLDPTVVHASSTMRGHLALCAMCRQAARDWRSVVMQVEETLRGALRPIRLPEDVAAQTIAAARPDPRPIRRRLIESRWLRRAFLPLAVMFLIALIIWPRGQVEEESPPTAPILSLHELIERAEQTLYAPSPGEGGWQGGYLIRWTFADQTYAYLRGDLWIDRETGQHRIQLVHQQGGAPYEFQLVDSRSQAWYAVAPAYSATLGLPLEGEESWGIRASADADMRQRLLQARLNSGAWVTPRLYLAQAHTAELQRWGRRQLDDGTQVEVIGFRGVSLPGFPPDAPNTVDSSATILLVIDGVTGSLREIRELIGPSEGEQVSRTVWAFDGGREVDPRDEARIFGIAFAWNGRGTFTARNEIASPYLPLLPSEAIIPLEQAMREMIVLPDPPSDTVEAILARDLPMIKDEIWSSTTRYIAIYIGAGRRLIIRAAYIADTPAFEAFTSTDVEQLRVGPYGVWLRPGVRWNYRVLIVDGQSPLWKAPGDEGGRYLPLQPLVVDVRPPLEAASRSGDEMPQRQKSVGDVQPFPLESMASLDIEAQGYTRAEVLKIVASLGVITPQRYEEQRAFFLADATDSTPR
- a CDS encoding SHOCT-like domain-containing protein, whose translation is MPARYISVGDAPRIRFDRCTGALRVEPGESGVLEVWVEEEHEIVLEHDEQGVVIPGDIEGDLRLRAPTAATVSGGVVEDAVFVSGIAAFTLDSAQDDVRIEGVGGVVTLGDVEGDLAINRAAAVRVGDVAGNAQIAAVDEAIVVRRVEGDLTVSSAGSIEAQGVDGDLRVVDVRGAVLLERIAGDVLVERVGELRVVEAIDGDVQVNRSGTVALSDVAGDVGVDEVQSLMVGAIAGDLHASSVSEVVRFRDLDGDLRLRRSDRVAVEGGSISGDVRVDQVRSVKLGSIGGDADMRNVGSDLSIGSIGGDATFIDIGDDLKAGGIGGDLMLRNVKSATHVGHVGGDLTLAMEFAPNSVTRLNVGGDARIELPSDVSLTVRATVGGTVRGPGITASGGMFSAVYGEGAALLELFIGGDLSLRGATPRSSSSMGEGAPHPASGSRAPNDDIGRWAERFAEEMGRWGEQFGRDMNRWAEEFSREMGGRSDEWARRSQRKAERLRQRIEREMREAAERARETAQRGGHPREVRVRINDREWRFDEERLERMKREAAAAAQAGIVGALEAVERALESMGIPRTQPPAPPPPPHAPPPPPPPPHAPPPPAAATGTTIRINGEPPSGESTPVTVDEAPVQETAPSGTTIEEQRAAILRMVAEGRITPEEADLLLEALG
- a CDS encoding SHOCT-like domain-containing protein, with protein sequence MTTTDDRLRILRMVEEGQISAEEGARLLEAITDDVARVRARTAARPRSLRVVVTDLHSRRQKINVTIPASLVTVGLKLGARLFPRNASVTNDDVLRAIERDMPGRIFELQDLEEGERIEIFVE